The Alkalispirillum mobile genome has a segment encoding these proteins:
- a CDS encoding TIGR00153 family protein: MKSYFSSIFGRSPVSPLQQHMAKVLACAEALLPLFKAVSEGDYNAVATAQQRVSDIEREADALKKELRDKLPHSMFMPFDRADFLELLRAQDRIANKSKDIAGLVLGRKMQLPEPLVDPFMDYLNRAIDASRQAKNTVDQLDELVETGFRGAEVEVVQEMLDKLDAIEHDTDRMQVQLRSLLQKLEPRIPPVDVMFLYQLIERVGSLADRAQQTGSRLQILMAR; this comes from the coding sequence ATGAAAAGCTACTTCTCATCGATCTTCGGGCGCTCGCCCGTCAGCCCCCTGCAGCAGCACATGGCCAAGGTACTGGCTTGTGCCGAGGCGCTGCTGCCGCTGTTCAAGGCGGTCTCCGAGGGTGACTACAACGCCGTGGCTACCGCCCAGCAGCGGGTCTCCGATATCGAACGGGAGGCGGATGCGCTGAAGAAGGAGCTGCGCGACAAGCTGCCCCACAGCATGTTCATGCCCTTCGACCGGGCCGACTTCCTGGAACTGCTGCGCGCCCAGGATCGCATCGCCAACAAGTCCAAGGACATCGCCGGCCTGGTGCTGGGCCGCAAGATGCAGCTGCCGGAGCCGCTGGTTGATCCCTTCATGGACTACCTGAACCGTGCCATCGATGCCTCCCGCCAGGCGAAGAACACCGTTGACCAGCTGGACGAGCTGGTGGAGACGGGCTTCCGGGGCGCCGAGGTGGAGGTGGTGCAGGAGATGCTCGACAAGCTGGATGCCATTGAACACGACACCGACCGCATGCAGGTGCAGCTGCGCAGCCTGCTGCAGAAGCTGGAGCCGCGCATTCCGCCGGTGGACGTGATGTTCCTCTATCAGCTTATCGAGCGCGTTGGGTCGCTGGCCGACCGGGCCCAGCAGACCGGCAGCCGCCTGCAGATCCTGATGGCCCGTTAA
- a CDS encoding inorganic phosphate transporter, which yields MEYGVVYLVLAAAFGLFMAWGIGANDVANAMAPSVGSKVLTIRQAVVVAAIFEFAGAVLAGGEVTATIRSGIVETGALEDSPELLVFGMLAALASAGTWLLIASKRGWPVSTTHSIIGALVGFAIAAVGWSAVQWGVVGTVVASWVVSPVLAGIASFVLFRSVQYLVLDNPDPLRAARLWVPIYIGLTAFVIASVTMVKGLSHLGLELTEAESYGYALAFAAGMWLVGKGLVARISIDPSADRDFHFASVERVFGVLMVVVACAMAFAHGSNDVANAIGPVAAVVSVVTSGGDVGAQAELPLWILLLGGGGIVAGLFMLGHHVIATVGSNITQLTPSRGFACGLATAGTVVFASGFGLPISTTQTLVGAVLGIGLARGIAALNLRVVGGVFMSWLVTLPAGGILAIFFFYLLLLAFGG from the coding sequence ATGGAGTACGGTGTCGTCTACCTGGTGCTGGCCGCCGCGTTCGGGCTGTTCATGGCGTGGGGCATCGGCGCCAATGACGTGGCCAATGCCATGGCCCCCTCCGTGGGTTCGAAGGTCCTCACCATCCGCCAGGCGGTGGTGGTGGCCGCGATCTTCGAGTTTGCCGGCGCCGTGCTGGCGGGCGGGGAGGTGACCGCCACCATACGGAGTGGCATCGTCGAGACGGGGGCGCTGGAGGATTCACCGGAGCTGCTTGTATTCGGCATGCTGGCGGCACTGGCGTCGGCCGGCACCTGGCTGCTCATCGCCTCCAAGCGCGGCTGGCCGGTCTCTACTACCCACTCCATCATCGGTGCGCTGGTGGGCTTTGCCATAGCGGCGGTGGGCTGGAGTGCCGTGCAATGGGGCGTCGTGGGCACCGTGGTGGCCAGTTGGGTAGTCTCGCCGGTGCTGGCGGGCATAGCCAGCTTCGTGCTCTTCCGCAGCGTCCAGTACCTGGTGCTGGACAACCCCGACCCGCTGCGTGCCGCCCGGCTCTGGGTACCGATCTATATCGGCCTGACCGCCTTCGTCATCGCGTCGGTCACGATGGTCAAGGGGCTGAGCCACCTGGGCCTGGAACTCACCGAGGCGGAGAGCTACGGCTATGCGCTGGCCTTTGCAGCGGGCATGTGGCTGGTGGGCAAGGGCCTGGTCGCGCGCATCAGTATCGACCCCAGCGCGGACCGGGACTTCCACTTCGCCTCCGTGGAACGGGTGTTCGGGGTGTTGATGGTGGTGGTGGCCTGCGCCATGGCCTTCGCCCACGGCTCCAACGACGTGGCCAATGCCATCGGTCCGGTGGCCGCGGTGGTCAGCGTGGTCACCAGCGGTGGCGATGTGGGCGCGCAGGCGGAGCTGCCCCTGTGGATCCTGTTGCTCGGCGGCGGCGGCATCGTGGCCGGGCTGTTCATGCTCGGGCACCACGTGATCGCCACGGTGGGCAGCAACATCACCCAGCTGACCCCCAGCCGCGGCTTTGCCTGCGGGCTCGCCACCGCCGGAACGGTGGTGTTCGCCTCCGGCTTTGGCCTGCCCATCTCCACCACGCAGACGCTGGTGGGGGCGGTGCTGGGCATCGGCCTGGCCCGCGGTATTGCGGCACTGAACCTGCGGGTGGTGGGCGGCGTGTTCATGTCCTGGCTGGTGACCCTGCCGGCCGGCGGTATCCTGGCGATCTTCTTCTTCTATCTGCTGTTGCTTGCCTTCGGCGGTTGA
- a CDS encoding AI-2E family transporter, which yields MADDPMTPAEGSGAARDGAGDSLSALGALRLPLYGLFILSILYTLYLTRDIALPITLAVLASLLLAPAVHGLARRGVPRAVGAFVLLSGLVGAVGGIGALVANPMLDWMEEAPQGIAQLLVTDSGVYEAYERMTRSAREVEETVEGLRQEEDADEAPTTVVLESESWRGQLVVNAQRNLVRLALALALCYFLLVSGDRLATQFIAQLGSRARRRTALTVIRQSQREIARYLMVITASNSLVGLVTGLLAWGVGLPSPAVWGVVATLLRFIPYLGVGLTAALLLVISAITLSEPWMMLVVPGGYLLLNTLVGFFLEPYIHGYRMSINPVVVFLSIFFWGWLWGAIGVLLAVPLMTVIQVLLSHIDALKPVHRVLAR from the coding sequence ATGGCCGATGACCCCATGACACCCGCCGAGGGCTCCGGAGCGGCCCGCGATGGCGCCGGCGACAGCCTGTCCGCCCTGGGCGCACTGCGTCTGCCGCTGTACGGGCTGTTCATCCTCTCCATTCTCTACACCCTCTACCTTACAAGGGATATCGCGCTTCCCATTACGCTGGCGGTGCTGGCCAGTCTGCTGCTGGCGCCAGCGGTGCACGGGCTGGCCCGGCGCGGCGTGCCCCGGGCGGTGGGCGCTTTCGTACTGCTCTCCGGGCTGGTGGGGGCCGTCGGCGGGATCGGCGCGCTGGTGGCCAATCCCATGCTGGACTGGATGGAGGAGGCCCCCCAGGGTATTGCCCAGCTGCTGGTCACCGACAGCGGAGTTTACGAGGCCTACGAGCGGATGACTCGCTCCGCCCGCGAGGTGGAGGAGACGGTGGAGGGGCTTCGCCAGGAGGAGGATGCAGACGAGGCGCCCACCACGGTAGTGCTGGAGTCTGAATCCTGGCGCGGACAGCTGGTGGTCAACGCCCAGCGCAACCTGGTCCGCCTGGCCCTGGCGCTGGCCCTGTGCTACTTCCTGCTGGTCAGCGGCGACCGACTGGCCACCCAGTTCATCGCCCAGCTGGGCAGCCGTGCCCGCCGTCGCACGGCGCTAACCGTTATCCGCCAGTCCCAGCGCGAGATCGCCCGCTACCTGATGGTGATCACGGCCAGCAACAGCCTGGTGGGGCTAGTGACCGGGCTGCTGGCCTGGGGCGTGGGTCTGCCCTCGCCGGCGGTCTGGGGGGTGGTGGCCACGCTCCTGCGCTTCATACCCTACCTGGGGGTGGGGCTGACGGCGGCCCTGCTGCTGGTGATCTCCGCCATCACCCTGTCCGAGCCCTGGATGATGCTGGTGGTGCCCGGCGGCTATCTGCTGCTGAACACGCTGGTGGGGTTCTTTCTGGAGCCCTACATCCACGGCTACCGGATGTCCATCAACCCGGTGGTGGTCTTTCTCTCCATCTTCTTCTGGGGCTGGCTCTGGGGGGCGATCGGGGTGCTGCTGGCGGTGCCGCTGATGACGGTCATCCAGGTGCTGCTTAGCCATATCGATGCCCTGAAACCGGTGCACCGGGTGCTGGCGCGATAG
- the aroE gene encoding shikimate dehydrogenase — MTDRYAVMGNPVDHSKSPEIHHMFARQTGEAIQYDRILVPLDGFEAAVRDFFADGGRGLNITVPFKEQAWALADRRAPRAERAGAVNTLYMADGELVGDNTDGTGLVRDLRVSHGVALAGRRVLLLGAGGAVRGLLPVLQGEAPAEVVIANRTVARAEALVELFADGGRLSAVAFDALRGPFDVVINGTSAGLSGELPPLPADLLAEGAACYDMVYGDGPTVFERWAQAHGAAVALDGLGMLVEQAAESFLLWRGVRPETAPVIAALRGD, encoded by the coding sequence ATGACCGACCGCTACGCTGTGATGGGCAATCCCGTCGACCACAGCAAGTCGCCGGAGATCCACCACATGTTCGCCCGACAGACCGGCGAGGCCATCCAGTACGACCGCATCCTGGTGCCGCTGGATGGCTTCGAGGCGGCGGTGCGCGATTTTTTCGCCGACGGCGGTCGCGGCCTGAATATCACCGTGCCGTTCAAGGAGCAGGCCTGGGCACTGGCTGACCGCCGGGCGCCGCGGGCGGAGCGGGCCGGGGCGGTGAACACCCTTTACATGGCGGACGGCGAGCTGGTGGGGGACAACACCGACGGCACCGGGCTGGTGCGTGACCTCAGGGTCAGCCACGGGGTTGCGCTGGCGGGCCGCCGGGTGCTGCTGCTGGGTGCCGGGGGCGCGGTGCGCGGGCTGCTGCCCGTCCTGCAGGGCGAGGCACCGGCCGAAGTGGTGATCGCCAACCGCACCGTGGCCCGCGCGGAGGCGCTGGTGGAGCTGTTCGCCGACGGTGGCCGGCTGAGCGCGGTGGCCTTCGATGCCCTCCGCGGTCCCTTCGACGTGGTGATCAACGGCACCTCCGCCGGCTTGTCAGGCGAGTTGCCGCCCCTGCCGGCGGATCTGCTGGCCGAGGGTGCCGCCTGTTATGACATGGTCTACGGGGACGGCCCCACGGTCTTCGAGCGTTGGGCTCAGGCGCACGGCGCCGCGGTGGCGCTGGATGGACTGGGCATGCTGGTGGAGCAGGCGGCGGAGTCCTTCCTGCTCTGGCGCGGCGTGCGACCGGAGACGGCGCCGGTGATCGCCGCCCTGCGCGGGGACTAG
- a CDS encoding ABC transporter ATP-binding protein, protein MAASLLTMDDLVIHIPERPPGSPLNLAVAPGECWGILGPNGVGKTTLLHTLAGLRAPHRGEVRLGGEPLARLGRQGVARRLALVFQDHHDGFPATVLETALIGRHPYLRAWDVESPEDTAIAAEALARVDLAGLEHRLIATLSGGERQRLAIATALTQTPELFLLDEPTNHLDLHHQTRVLALVHAEVARGRAAVLSLHDINLAARHCDRLLLLYPDGQACWGPTAEMLVPEALERLYGQPLATGSVAGQPVFVPR, encoded by the coding sequence ATGGCCGCATCGCTGCTCACCATGGACGACCTGGTCATCCACATACCGGAACGCCCCCCCGGCTCGCCGCTGAACCTGGCGGTGGCACCGGGGGAGTGCTGGGGCATCCTGGGCCCCAACGGCGTGGGCAAGACCACCCTGCTGCACACCCTGGCCGGGCTGCGCGCCCCGCACCGGGGAGAAGTGCGCTTGGGTGGCGAGCCACTCGCCCGGCTGGGCCGACAGGGCGTGGCCCGGCGCCTGGCGTTGGTCTTTCAGGATCACCACGACGGCTTCCCCGCCACCGTGCTGGAGACCGCCCTGATCGGCCGCCACCCCTACCTCCGGGCCTGGGACGTGGAATCGCCGGAGGATACGGCCATCGCGGCGGAGGCGCTGGCGCGGGTTGACCTGGCAGGGCTGGAACACCGGCTGATCGCCACCCTTTCCGGCGGCGAACGCCAGCGGCTGGCCATCGCCACCGCGCTCACCCAGACCCCGGAGCTGTTCCTGCTGGACGAACCCACCAACCACCTGGACCTGCACCACCAGACCCGGGTGCTGGCGCTGGTGCACGCGGAGGTGGCGCGCGGTCGGGCCGCGGTACTCTCCCTGCACGACATCAACCTGGCGGCCCGGCACTGCGACCGGCTGCTGCTGCTCTACCCGGACGGCCAGGCCTGCTGGGGCCCCACGGCCGAGATGCTGGTACCGGAGGCGCTGGAACGGCTGTACGGTCAGCCCCTGGCCACCGGCTCGGTAGCCGGCCAACCGGTCTTCGTGCCGCGCTGA
- a CDS encoding FecCD family ABC transporter permease, which yields MTRLPATLAVLGLAALASLLLAVAVGSVPLTPAQVWAGLWGEGPPLHTTLVQELRLPRALAAFATGGLLAVAGALMQVLLRNPLADPYVLGLSGGAAVGALLAMLAGLGLALVSGAAFIGALASTLIVFGLAHGTGSWTPTRLLLTGVVVAAGWGATINFILAISPSQELPGMLFWLMGDLSHARSPWPALAVLFTATLCAWPLGRSLNVLARGSLQAAALGVRVRGLEWTVYLAASLLTATAVTVAGSIGFIGLVVPHMLRLVLGNDQRVILPASALAGGALLTLADTLARTAIAPEQLPVGVITALLGVPLFLYLLHRSR from the coding sequence GTGACCCGCCTACCCGCCACCCTGGCCGTCCTCGGCCTCGCCGCCCTGGCGAGCCTGCTGCTGGCCGTGGCGGTGGGCAGTGTGCCGTTGACCCCGGCACAGGTCTGGGCCGGCCTCTGGGGTGAGGGCCCGCCGCTACACACCACCCTGGTCCAGGAACTGCGCCTGCCGCGTGCCCTGGCGGCCTTCGCCACCGGCGGCCTGCTGGCCGTGGCCGGGGCGCTCATGCAGGTGCTGCTACGCAACCCGCTGGCCGACCCCTACGTGCTGGGCCTCTCCGGCGGGGCCGCGGTGGGCGCCCTGCTCGCCATGCTGGCCGGGCTGGGCCTGGCCCTGGTCTCCGGCGCAGCCTTCATCGGCGCGCTGGCCTCCACACTCATCGTCTTCGGCCTGGCCCACGGCACCGGCAGTTGGACCCCCACCCGCCTGCTGCTCACCGGCGTGGTGGTGGCGGCGGGCTGGGGCGCGACCATCAACTTCATCCTGGCGATCAGCCCCAGCCAGGAGTTACCCGGCATGCTCTTCTGGCTGATGGGCGATCTCTCCCACGCCCGCTCGCCCTGGCCGGCCCTGGCGGTCCTGTTCACCGCCACCCTCTGCGCCTGGCCCCTGGGCCGCAGCCTCAACGTGTTGGCGCGGGGCAGCCTGCAGGCGGCGGCGCTGGGGGTCCGGGTGCGTGGGCTGGAGTGGACCGTCTACCTGGCGGCCTCGCTGCTCACCGCCACCGCGGTCACCGTGGCCGGCAGCATCGGCTTCATTGGCCTGGTGGTCCCGCACATGCTCCGGCTGGTCCTGGGCAATGATCAGCGCGTCATCCTGCCGGCCTCGGCCCTGGCCGGCGGTGCGCTGCTCACCCTGGCGGACACCCTGGCCCGCACCGCCATCGCACCGGAACAGTTACCCGTGGGGGTGATCACCGCCCTGCTGGGCGTGCCACTGTTCCTCTACCTGCTGCACCGGAGCCGCTGA
- a CDS encoding cobalamin-binding protein has product MSGVMAADPICVEDDRNERVCLSQPAERVISLSPHITEQLFAVGAGETIVGTVGFSDYPPEAESITRIGSHDRIDVEQVVAKSPDLVIAWGSGNPSAQVERLEALGLPVYVSEPRGFADVADELERLGQLTGRSDAGREAARAFRGEWEALQTRYAERSPVSTYYQIWDQPLMTVNDEHLIGQAIRLCGGDNVFGDSSRLTPRVDREAVLGADPEAILASGRGEEREDWVEEWRRWSGSTAVQRDNLYFIPPSLLQRHTPRILEGTRHLCEALDEARDGRPEQE; this is encoded by the coding sequence ATGAGCGGCGTGATGGCCGCCGACCCGATCTGCGTCGAGGACGACCGGAACGAGCGGGTCTGCCTGTCCCAACCCGCCGAACGGGTGATCAGTCTCAGCCCCCACATCACCGAGCAGCTTTTCGCTGTCGGCGCGGGCGAGACCATCGTCGGCACGGTCGGGTTCAGCGACTATCCGCCCGAGGCAGAATCCATCACGCGCATCGGAAGCCACGACCGCATCGACGTGGAGCAGGTGGTGGCCAAATCGCCCGACCTGGTGATCGCCTGGGGCAGCGGCAACCCCAGTGCCCAGGTGGAGCGCCTGGAAGCGCTGGGCCTGCCCGTGTACGTCAGCGAACCGCGGGGATTCGCGGACGTGGCCGATGAGCTGGAACGGCTCGGCCAACTCACCGGCAGGTCGGACGCCGGTCGCGAGGCCGCCCGGGCCTTCCGCGGCGAATGGGAGGCGTTGCAGACCCGCTACGCCGAGCGCAGCCCGGTGAGCACCTACTACCAGATCTGGGACCAGCCGCTGATGACCGTCAACGACGAGCACCTGATCGGCCAGGCGATCCGGCTCTGCGGGGGTGACAACGTGTTCGGCGACAGCAGCCGGCTCACCCCCCGGGTGGACCGGGAGGCGGTGCTGGGGGCCGACCCGGAGGCCATCCTGGCCAGCGGCAGGGGCGAGGAGCGCGAGGACTGGGTGGAGGAATGGCGCCGCTGGTCGGGCAGCACCGCCGTGCAACGGGACAACCTCTACTTCATTCCCCCATCGCTGCTCCAGCGCCATACCCCGCGCATCCTCGAGGGCACCCGCCACCTCTGCGAGGCGCTGGACGAGGCGCGCGACGGGCGCCCGGAGCAGGAGTGA
- a CDS encoding histidine phosphatase family protein, with protein sequence MNEHPLYVDLLRHGEPEGGRKYRGRLDDPLSETGWEQLRDAVSGGCRWDAVISSPLRRCAAFAREYSHRQGLPLHLESYFKEIDFGRWEGWRPEALMEAEGDRLNAFWRDPRNNPPPEGETLEALHARLARGWHRWVAEPPGQRLLVVCHGGVIRVLLAEALGGDPGHLLSRLQVPYACMTRLRVDRVGGEPVATLLAHGRPGV encoded by the coding sequence TTGAACGAGCACCCCTTGTACGTGGACCTGTTGCGCCATGGTGAGCCCGAGGGCGGCCGGAAGTACCGCGGTCGTCTGGATGACCCCCTGTCCGAGACCGGCTGGGAGCAACTCCGTGATGCGGTGTCGGGGGGCTGCCGCTGGGATGCAGTGATCAGCTCGCCGTTACGCCGGTGTGCGGCCTTTGCCCGGGAGTACAGTCACCGTCAGGGCCTGCCCCTGCACCTGGAGTCGTACTTCAAGGAGATCGATTTCGGTCGCTGGGAGGGGTGGCGCCCGGAAGCCTTGATGGAGGCGGAGGGTGACCGCCTGAATGCCTTCTGGCGGGACCCCCGCAACAACCCGCCGCCCGAGGGGGAGACGCTGGAGGCGCTGCACGCCCGGCTGGCGAGGGGGTGGCACCGGTGGGTCGCGGAGCCGCCGGGGCAGCGCCTGCTGGTGGTGTGCCACGGGGGCGTGATCCGTGTGCTGCTGGCCGAGGCGCTGGGAGGGGACCCGGGGCACCTGCTGAGCCGGCTTCAGGTGCCCTATGCCTGCATGACCCGTCTGCGCGTGGACCGGGTAGGGGGCGAACCGGTGGCAACCCTGCTCGCCCATGGCCGTCCCGGGGTCTGA
- a CDS encoding TonB-dependent receptor domain-containing protein, translating to MTRMKPMVATAASLLVVSTFATPAFAETESASGVLPPVVVTPARTAQTVEESLSSVAVITREEIEQQQAVDTLSVLSSVPGVDRSRAGGPGQQSSVFIRGGNSDHTLVLMDGVPINPGSAGAAALQNLHPAFLERIEVVRGPAATLHGSDALGGAINLITVEPDLGTRGRFGFGLGRYGREEQQVGVTHRDEAGGYAAVKALRQRVDGFPAVVDGDEDSGFDNDSMLLRAGMDGDQVAVDVSHFQAQGEAEYYDTFSLMPLAQDFKTQLSRLSVAAQPRESLESRVTLSRYKDDLDQLDSDDFVFTERYGVDWQNDFVVGPLELTAGIQAHQEDVESLSFGTAYETTERRRSAYLQAGLEHAAHRVEAGGRYVNDQAFSSEDVWSLGYAFQPNEVWQWRIRGATAYKAPDATERFGFGGNPDLDPEKATSLEAGVRVRPVANQRIDIALFETRYRNLITYDGTQDLNVNVGRARVQGVELGWQLQQDAWRLRAEAHFQDPENRDDGERLARRTRASGLIRAAYDPGPWAAFAEVTGEGSRQDLGQRLSGFGLVNVGAQWRIRDDMTLRATVENLLDKDYTIAEGYNTAGQAGFISFTWTPEL from the coding sequence ATGACTAGAATGAAACCGATGGTGGCTACCGCCGCCAGCCTGCTTGTCGTCTCCACCTTTGCAACGCCGGCTTTTGCCGAAACCGAATCCGCCAGTGGTGTCCTGCCGCCCGTGGTGGTGACCCCGGCGCGCACCGCACAGACGGTCGAGGAGTCGTTGTCTTCCGTAGCAGTGATTACCCGCGAAGAGATAGAGCAGCAGCAGGCGGTCGACACTCTGAGTGTTCTCAGTAGTGTGCCGGGCGTCGACCGGTCGCGGGCGGGTGGCCCCGGGCAACAGAGCTCTGTATTCATTCGGGGTGGAAACAGTGATCATACGCTGGTCCTGATGGATGGCGTGCCGATCAACCCGGGAAGCGCGGGCGCAGCTGCCTTGCAGAACCTGCATCCAGCCTTTCTTGAACGCATTGAGGTGGTCCGTGGGCCGGCAGCAACGTTGCACGGCAGCGACGCCTTGGGTGGCGCGATCAACTTGATCACGGTGGAGCCGGACCTGGGTACTAGGGGGCGGTTCGGGTTCGGCTTGGGCCGGTATGGCCGCGAGGAGCAGCAAGTGGGCGTCACCCACCGGGATGAAGCCGGGGGCTACGCCGCGGTCAAGGCATTGCGTCAGCGCGTCGATGGGTTTCCTGCGGTGGTGGATGGCGATGAGGACAGCGGCTTCGATAATGATTCCATGCTGTTACGCGCCGGGATGGACGGTGACCAAGTGGCGGTCGATGTGAGTCATTTCCAGGCCCAGGGGGAGGCTGAATACTATGACACCTTTTCGCTCATGCCCCTGGCCCAGGACTTCAAGACCCAATTGAGCCGCCTCAGCGTTGCAGCACAGCCGCGTGAATCACTGGAGAGCCGGGTCACGCTGAGCCGTTACAAGGATGACTTGGACCAGCTCGACAGTGATGACTTTGTGTTTACTGAGCGCTACGGCGTGGATTGGCAGAACGACTTCGTCGTGGGTCCACTGGAGCTCACAGCCGGTATCCAGGCCCATCAGGAGGATGTTGAGTCGCTGAGCTTCGGCACCGCCTACGAGACCACGGAGCGCCGTCGGTCCGCGTATCTGCAGGCAGGCCTTGAACACGCTGCCCACCGGGTCGAGGCCGGTGGGCGTTATGTGAACGATCAGGCTTTTTCCAGCGAGGATGTCTGGAGCCTGGGCTACGCCTTCCAGCCCAATGAGGTATGGCAGTGGCGGATTCGGGGTGCAACCGCCTACAAGGCGCCGGATGCGACTGAACGATTCGGTTTTGGTGGTAACCCGGACCTGGATCCGGAGAAAGCAACAAGTCTTGAAGCTGGGGTGCGGGTGCGGCCGGTGGCCAACCAGCGTATTGATATCGCGCTTTTCGAGACCAGGTACCGGAACTTGATCACCTATGACGGTACCCAGGATTTGAACGTCAATGTCGGACGAGCTCGAGTGCAGGGCGTGGAGTTGGGTTGGCAACTGCAGCAGGACGCCTGGCGCTTGAGGGCGGAGGCCCATTTTCAAGACCCCGAGAACCGAGATGATGGCGAGCGGTTAGCGCGCCGGACCCGCGCCAGTGGACTGATTCGTGCCGCTTACGATCCGGGCCCGTGGGCAGCTTTCGCTGAGGTGACTGGCGAGGGTTCCCGGCAGGATCTCGGTCAGCGCCTGTCTGGGTTTGGCTTGGTGAACGTCGGGGCGCAGTGGCGGATTAGAGATGACATGACATTGCGGGCGACGGTGGAGAACCTTCTGGATAAGGATTACACCATCGCGGAGGGGTATAACACGGCGGGGCAGGCCGGGTTTATCTCTTTCACCTGGACACCGGAGCTCTGA
- a CDS encoding MDR family oxidoreductase: MSDSFKALVLEQDDAGKTLAEVRDLTVSDLPEGDVTVRVSHSSINYKDGLAVTGKGKIVRKFPMVPGIDFAGTVVESDSPDYQPGDAVVLTGWGVGERYWGGLAGMARVKSEWLVPLPEGLDVVGAMAIGTAGFTAMLCVMALEEAGVVPDDGPVLVTGASGGVGSMAVALLAKAGFEVAAVTGRPENEAWLRELGATQIVPREELTEPARPLESEKWGGAVDTVGGQILANVLASVRYGKAVAACGLAGGIDLPATVFPFILRGIRLQGVDSVMCPKPMREKAWARLARDLSADQLSEVAERISLEQVPQVAEDILKGQVRGRVIVDL; this comes from the coding sequence ATGAGCGACAGCTTCAAGGCACTGGTACTCGAGCAGGACGATGCCGGCAAGACCCTGGCCGAAGTCCGGGATTTGACCGTGTCGGACCTGCCCGAGGGCGACGTCACCGTCCGCGTCAGTCATTCCAGCATCAACTACAAGGATGGCCTGGCGGTCACCGGCAAGGGCAAGATCGTGCGCAAGTTCCCCATGGTCCCCGGCATCGACTTCGCCGGGACCGTGGTCGAGTCCGATTCACCCGACTACCAGCCTGGCGATGCCGTGGTGCTGACCGGCTGGGGCGTGGGTGAGCGGTACTGGGGCGGCCTGGCCGGGATGGCCCGGGTCAAGAGCGAGTGGTTGGTGCCTCTCCCGGAAGGCCTGGATGTCGTCGGTGCCATGGCTATCGGCACCGCAGGCTTCACCGCCATGCTGTGCGTCATGGCTTTGGAAGAAGCCGGCGTGGTGCCGGACGATGGCCCGGTGCTGGTCACCGGTGCCTCGGGTGGTGTCGGCAGCATGGCTGTCGCCCTGCTGGCTAAGGCTGGTTTTGAGGTGGCTGCGGTGACCGGGCGCCCGGAGAACGAGGCCTGGCTGCGCGAATTGGGCGCCACCCAGATCGTGCCCCGGGAGGAGCTCACCGAGCCGGCCCGCCCGCTGGAGAGCGAGAAGTGGGGCGGTGCGGTGGACACCGTGGGAGGCCAGATCCTGGCCAACGTGCTGGCATCGGTGCGTTACGGCAAGGCCGTGGCCGCCTGTGGCCTGGCCGGCGGCATTGACCTGCCCGCCACTGTCTTCCCCTTCATCCTTCGTGGCATCCGCCTGCAGGGCGTGGACTCCGTTATGTGTCCGAAGCCGATGCGGGAGAAGGCCTGGGCACGATTGGCCCGGGACCTGTCTGCCGATCAGCTGTCTGAGGTGGCCGAGCGGATCAGCCTGGAGCAGGTGCCGCAGGTGGCCGAAGACATCCTGAAGGGGCAGGTGCGTGGCCGGGTAATCGTCGACTTGTAA
- a CDS encoding MaoC family dehydratase, which produces MMMDEYQGYYIEDLEEGMSGSYAKTVTEADVVLYAGLSGDNNPVHINEEFASNTFARGRIVHGMYLAGLISCVLGTRLPGPGAIYLDQFIKFKAPVRIGDTVKATATVRAIDRERKRITLETVCTVKGRVVVVGEATVLVASRAEQQETAAA; this is translated from the coding sequence ATGATGATGGACGAGTATCAGGGTTACTACATCGAGGACTTGGAAGAGGGCATGTCCGGGTCCTACGCCAAGACCGTCACCGAGGCGGATGTGGTGCTTTATGCCGGGCTTTCCGGTGACAACAACCCGGTGCATATCAACGAGGAGTTCGCCTCGAACACCTTCGCCCGGGGCCGTATCGTGCACGGCATGTACCTGGCCGGGTTGATCTCCTGCGTACTGGGCACTCGCCTGCCCGGACCAGGCGCCATTTACCTGGACCAGTTCATCAAGTTCAAGGCGCCGGTGCGCATCGGTGACACCGTGAAAGCTACGGCCACCGTGCGGGCCATTGATCGCGAGCGCAAGCGCATCACCCTGGAGACCGTCTGCACGGTGAAGGGGCGCGTGGTGGTGGTCGGTGAGGCCACGGTACTGGTGGCCTCCCGTGCCGAGCAACAGGAAACCGCCGCCGCCTGA